A stretch of DNA from Triticum dicoccoides isolate Atlit2015 ecotype Zavitan chromosome 2A, WEW_v2.0, whole genome shotgun sequence:
GATCTTTAGACAAGTCTCCACTCCCCAGCTGCACTTGTATGTCCATCGCGTCTCCGGTCCCGGTGCTTTTGCTGCTGCTTCCGGCTGCTTCTGTTGACAATTATTTGTTAGTATTTTGATGTGTCAATTACTTGGTAAGTTGAAGGCAAAACTAAGGTAATATTTATTAATACTTCCTCCGTCTGAAAAACTTGTCCCAAACTTGTCTCTTAAATGGATATATCTAGCATTAACTTGGTGCTACATACATCCATTTAAGGGACAagcttttccggacggagggagtatgtgtcaaGGCAATGCATGATTAGATAGAGAAACATGCATGGACGGATGCATTTCACGTACTGCCTTTGGCACTTGCTGCTTTGCTGGCCTGTGCCCTTCTCTTGTCGGCGGCATCACCCTCGGACGGCTTTGACTTCCTTCGACGGCGGTTGTGGTCGGCGAGGCGTTTCCTGCAGCTCTTCTTCGCGTCGTCGAACTCATCAAGCAGATGGAATCTGAACGAAGAAAGAGAATAGGTTAGAACAAATTAACAGCAGAACTGTATAAAAAGACATACACATGAAATACTAATGTGTGGCTGACAACACACATAAAAATAGGGACATATGTGCATGGTGTATCATCAATTTATCCATAGCATGCATGCATGAGCTGGCTGCAAATCCTAATCCTAGGTAAGACACAAATTAGTGCATGATCAGAGATCAATTCTGGACCGAAAGAACATTCTGGCTGGGGACCGATGCAGTAGCTAGGCAATGATGATCCTGAACATGAGAAGCATATATCCCAAACTGTTGCCATCGATCCCACGCAGACAGTTTGGAGCTTTGCAGCCGACTCATATGGAGTGTCTCCATATGGTGTGTCACACTGCAAGTGATCCCACTGTTTCCCTTTGAATGCGTTGCTACTCTTCACACGTGCATCCTAACAGAGATCTCGCTGAAAGGGCAGGTAAAAGGGATGGTCTGATAGAAATGCCTTTACGCTGTCTGTCCAACACATTGTTATTACCACAGCCACATGCACGCAGGAGAGAGAGANNNNNNNNNNNNNNNNNNNNNNNNNNNNNNNNNNNNNNNNNNNNNNNNNNNNNNNNNNNNNNNNNNNNNNNNNNNNNNNNNNNNNNNNNNNNNNNNNNNNNNNNNNNNNNNNNNNNNNNNNNNNNNNNNNNNNNNNNNNNNNNNNNNNNNNNNNNNNNNNNNNNNNNNNNNNNNNNNNNNNNNNNNNNNNNNNNNNNNNNNNNNNNNNNNNNNNNNNNNNNNNNNNNNNNNNNNNNNNNNNNNNNNNNNNNNNNNNNNNNNNNNNNNNNNNNNNNNNNNNNNNNNNNNNNNNNNNNNNNNNNNNNNNNNNNNNNNNGAGAGAGAGAGATGCTTGCGATTGCAACCTGCCTGTGGTGGTACGTACATACGTTCGTACGTGGTACAAACTTGCAATACTTAGGGAGAAAGTAGCCATGCTTCTCTGACTTTGGGAGGCATTTGCATGTACAGACAGGTCATACTGTTTGAAGTAACCACTCCAACATGCATGCAAAGGAGAAGTGAAGCAAAAATAAATGGCAAGGAGAGCAGCAAGCAAAGGAGGATAGAAGGAAGGAGCAACTCAAAGGACAACATGTCTGCATATAAGTGTTCTCTTGTCATGTACAGGCAGAGCGAAGATATGTAGAAAGGAGGAGATCACAAGATCATATTTGGATGATTGAATCACGGAGCGCCACATAATCTGTCAATTTATTGTAAAAATAAATTCGTACTTATTATGATTTTGCTCATTCTAAATATCTCATTCTAATCTGTAAATTAATCTACATAAAATTGTACACTAACAAATCCAGAATTGTAGTAGCATGAAATTTTTACATATACATTACATGCAAATAAAGCAATGAATCTTGCTTGCCCACATGTGGGTTGTCAAGCCAAGTCTTACGGCGTGACTAGCTCGGCTCTCCGCTGTGTGATCGGTCAAGCAGCATGAATGCACAACCAGTATAACGTCTGGCTTTGCTTTTTGCCAGTGTGATTCTTTGCATGTGTGTTGGTGTTGGTTGTGTTCATCTTAACTACGTAGAGGTCAGGTGTTTTTTTTAGGCAGAGGCCAGGTGTTACTCATTGTGTTTTGTATTTTCTTGATGCTTCACTATGAGTTAATAAATGACTCCCTTTATCGAAAAAGAGCATGACGTCTGGCAGTGTATGACATCGCTAAAAGGGCCAAGATTGTTCATTGCAAAATTTCCAACTCCTAGTAATCGAGGGGCTTGCTGTGGTGAGGTGTatattgtacagtacaccagttgtTTGTTTGCTTAATAGCTACTGTTTCCTTTGGAATTTATTGAGGGAGAACAGTGAAAGAACAGGGTATGCGAAATTTTCGCTCATATTTGTTTTGTTTCGATCTAGCAGTTAAGCATCGGACAGGTACTGTAGGAACGTCCGTGGAAGAGGAATCTAACTAGGTGCAATGTAGATTCGTTACTTCTAAGATCCAGCTAAAAAAAGGGGTAACAGAAAATGTGGCAAAGAAATATAACATCAAGTTCGAGGCCATAATTTCGTCTTTGTTTAATTTTCCAACTAAAATGCAATTACTTGAGGTGATCGATGTTGGTATCACGATCCAGGAGAACAAACTAATAAGATCTCAAAACTAGATTGGTAATTTGAAGGCTATTTTTGCGATCGAACGAGGTGACAGGATCAGGTAGATTGTTTCCGGTTCCAAACCATTCAATCAAACTGAATGCAACTTGCAGATCACTTAAATGCAAGTCATGATTCACGAAAGGGAGATCATTTTCCAACTCAACACGGCTCTACAAGATCTATCCATCTCTCTTTAGAATAGCTACTAATCGGTCGATCAGACACGCAATTCATCAACGAATTCTGGCAAAATGGATGGCGAATTAATATAGTATCAAGTGTGAATACTAACCTGCTGCACTGCTGGCAGAACCTCTGGTGGAGGCCGCCGGCGGTGACGACGACGGGAGCCTTGGAGTGGTGCTCGCAGACCTTGTGGCGGCGGTGGTAGCGCTTGGCGCCGGAGAGGTCTGCCTTGCAGCCCTCGGCCTGGCACCGGGGCGGGTGGTGGCCGTAGGTGTAGCCGCCTCTGGGAGGGAAGTAGGTCCGGTAGCCGAGGTTGAGCCCCAGCTGCGTGGCCGCGAAGCTCGCCATGTTCTCCTCCGCCGAACTGACCAGGGTGGGGAAGTAGTACTCGGGCGCGCCCGTCCCCGCCTGCTGGTGGTAGTACGACTGGAAGCCGCCGGCGGTGCCGCCCCCGCCGAATTGGCCGTAGGGGCTGCCGTTGCCTCctgccgcggcggcggcgaggtaatGGTGCGAGGTGGGGTGGTGGTAGAACTGGAGGATGTCGTGGGGGCTgtgggcggcgatggtggcgtggcTGGACGGGGGGAGGAGCGCCAGCGAGCTGGGCTCGAGGCTGTAACCaccgaggtggtggtggtggtggtggtcgtgctCCCTATGGATGCCGCCGCCCCCCTCCTGGTGGTCCATGATCGGAAaaagcgacggcggcggcgggttggGAGCCCCATAGCCGAACTCGTCGCAGGAGTTCACAGCTGCGGGTGGAAGGTTCATCATCCTCGCGGCCGCTTAATTTATCCGCTATAGAGAGCAGAGAACACGGCCGGAAAGGGGTTAGGAATGGAAGCGAGGACGCGGTGCAAGTACAGTGTGTCCCGGCCGGCCTTGCTCGCTCACTCACTGGCTTGAGGCTGTGGAATCGACGGAGCTCCGGGGACAAGCGTGCGCCATGGGGGGGCGTGTGGTGTGATATGCCGCGTGGTGGAGCTCGACGGACCGATGGCTCTCCAAGCAGCTTGTTTCTGATGGGAGGGAGCTCTAGGTGGGAGTGGAGGGTGCGTACTTTTCGTCTAGGGTTCCATGGACGAAGGAACGAGTGGTGAGGAGCGAGGGTGGAGTGCGTTTCTGGTTATATGGACCGATGAATCTCGCTGgccaggagagagagggggagagggcgagggagagggggatCAAGCTGTATCTGTCCATCAACAAGGAAAACTAGCAAAGGCTATGGGTAGCTAGCTAGgggggctgtgctgtgctggggatGGGAGCGATGGAACTTAATTGGAGTTTGGTGAGGGGGCCGGTGATAGCTGCTGCTGGCGTTATGTCTCCGGCCACCGTTTTTCCACTGCTCGCCTCCGTATCCATTTCCATTTGGCCAGGCGCGGGGTAGGGTTACAACAACACTGTGCGCCAGCGCCAGCACCACCCTTTCTATAGCTTCATCGTAACGTACGAGTACGACACTGTTGCATGTGTGCCTTGGAGAAGATGCGTCGATCCATCGAGATCGAGGGGGTACGCACGTACGTACGTATAGCACGCATGTATAATGTGCATGTGAGCCAGAGGGAAGGTGGCGCGTACATGCATGCATGGCCCGGCCGTGTGTGACACCGGGCCTGGCCGGCCCGGGGGTGTACTGTTCACGCATATATTCATGAGATGTGATCTAGTAATGGCCAGGGAAGTACGACGTACGTACGTGCGTACGTGCAGGAGGAGGGCCTCCTCCGTTGCTACCCATCTACAGGGCCCGCCATGGCCAGCAGATGTGTGCATGCCCTCGATAGTCGCCATCAGACTTGCTTTCTACGGCTGGCTATATATTGTACGTACGCCATAATTCCATGACCGGTGCTAGCTAACTAGCTTGCGTAATGAGGTGGATACTGCGGACGTACGTCCTGTACCGATCATATTATACGTGTGGCAAGCAAGTCGTTCGACAGATATATGGGGAAGTACGTACGTTCATCCTCCAGGTGTAATGTAATGTAAATATTGACTAGTCTGCGGATCCAACTTTGTTTGGCTCCCATTGTTGGTTCTATAATTCAATGATTTTTCGAATTTGATTTCAGAAATGCGTTGTTTAGCTGCCACAAGAAATGGAATCATAAATTTTAAACCCAATTATAGGGAGCTAGAATATAACTATACAATTCTTCACTATGAACACATAATCAAGTGTAATTCttaacaaaaaatatatattcaaaTAATTCGAATCTAGAACCCAATTGCCCCCGCTCAAACTTATTCCATCGCCCACTTAATTTTCCCTTTGAGACCGCCTGTCTAGTCCAGGGGAGTACATATTGTCATTATGTGGGTGATGAAATTTGCACATTAGCGTCCTTGATAagtgttttctttctttttcaagACATGTTTTTTTTCCAACATGCTTCATAGTTCATATACCTTGGTAACTACTCCCCctgtcccaaaataaatgtctcaactttatactaattttagtacaaagttgtgcTAAAGTTGAGATATTTGtttagggacggagggagtatctcgcaAAAGAAAAAACTTGGTAACTGCTCTCTTTCCTTTTCTAGacatgtttttttttttgcaacatgATTTACATACCTATATATGTGTGTTTTAGTTGTATCCCCTCCCCTTAAAGCTTTCTTCTACATCCAATCTTCTCAATCCTTGTCCCACATCTTCTTTCATCCCACCTCCACCTACCAGTTTTCCTAGCCCCTGCCTGCCACGACAGGACCTGGATCTAGGTTTGTTGGGTATGTAGATGGAGGCTTCCCTTTGGGCAGGACAAGACGTGGATCGAGGTTTGATGGGTCAGTTTGATTAGAGGCAACGATGCCCTTAATAATGTGTCTCTAGTTCCCATGACTAGATGAAAAATGCATTTCGAATAGCAtgttaaaaattctaaaaaatcctATTGTGAATGCTCAAACACAAGGTTATTTGCCATCGTATTTGTTATTCCCTTCATtttcttgcatattaggtttgtcttgaATCAAACTtcgtaaactttgaccaagtttctaTTTTTTATAAGATTTTCACCAAGATTATATTTCACATCATATATGCTTGTTATTGTAAttattcatgttgtttcctataaacttagtcaaactttAGAGAATTGACCTAGCATAAAGCTAATATGtgaagtaaataaaaatggagagaGTACATCTTGGTGGACTATCTCTTAGTTGTAGAAGAGTAACCCTTACTAGGGAGGTGCCTATGATATCTTCATCTAACTTGAGGTCCAGTAATTCATTCTTCAATGGATGTTGTGTGAGTTTGTACATGCGTCTAGTTTGGTATACCTATGTatatgctgttggaaatatgccctagaggcaataataaaagcattattattatatttccttgttcatgataattgtctttattcatgctataattgtgttatccggaaatcgtaatacatgtgtgaataacagacaccgacatgtccctagtgagcctctagttgactagctcgttgatcaacagatagtcatggtttcctgactatggacactggatgtcattgataacgagatcacatcattgggagaatgatgtgatggacaagacccaatcctaaacatagcacaagatcgtatagttcgtttgctagagttttccaatgtcaagtatcttttccttagaccatgagatcgtgtaactcccggataccgtaggagtgctttgggtatgccaaacgtcacaacgtaactgggtgactataaaggtagactacgggtatctccgaaagtgtctgttgggtgacatggatcaagactgggatttgtcactccgtatgacggagaggtatcactgggcccactcggtaatgcatcatcataatgagctcagagtgaccacgtgtctggtcacgggatcatgcattacggtacgagtaaagtgacttgccggtaacgagattgaacgaggtattgggataccgacgatcgaatctcgggcaagtaacatatcgatagacaaagggaatagcgtacgggactgattaaatcctcgacatcgtggttcatccgatgagatcatcgtggagcatgtgggagccaacatgggtatccagatcccgctgttggttattgaccggagagtcgtcttggtcatgtctgcttgtctcccgaacccgtagggtctacacacttaaggttcggtgacgctagggttatgaagatatgtatatgcagaaacccgaatgttgttcggagtcccggatgagatcccggacgtcacgaggagttccggaatggtccggaggtaaagaattatatataggaagtgctatttcgggcatcgggacaagtttcggggttatcggtattgtaccgggaccaccggaagggtcccgggggtccaccgggtggggccacctgtcccggggggccacatgggctgtagggggtgcgccttggcctagatgggccaagggcaccagcccctataggcccatgcgcctagggtttccaccatggaagagtccatgtggtggaaggcacccctaggtgccttgggggggagggaaacctccccttggccgccgcccccctagtagatctcatctactagggccggcgccccccctggcacccctatatatagtggggggagaggagggatttcacaccagcccctggcgcctccacctccccccgttacctctctccctcgtagtctcggcgaagccctgctgctgtgacgccctgcatccaccaccacgccgtcgtgctgctggatcttcatcaacctctccttcccccttgctggatcaagaaggaggagacgtctcccgtcccgtacgtgtgttgaacgcggaggtgccgtccgttcggcgctgatcatcggtgatttggatcacatcgagtacgactacatcatcaccgttcttttgaacgcttccgctcgcgatctacaaaggtatgtagatgcatccaatgactcattactagatgaactcctagatgatcttggtgaaacgagtaggaattttttttgttttctgcaacgttccccaacagtggcatcatgagctaggtctatgcgtagttcttcttgcgcgagtagaacacaatttgttgtgggcgtagatttgtcaactttcttgccgttactagtcctttcttgcttcagcggtattgtgggatgaagcggcccggaccaaccttacacgtacgcttacgtgagaccggttccaccgactaacatgcactagttgcataaggtggctggcgggtgtctgtctctcctactttagttggagcggaatcgatgaacagggtccttatgaagggtaaatagaagttgacaaatcacgttgtggctttaacgtaggtaagaaaacgttcttgctagaaccctaattcagccacgtaaaacttacaacaacaattagaggacgtctaacttgtttttgcagcaagtggtttgtgatatgatatggccaaagttgtgatgaatgatgaatgatctatatgtgatgtatgagatgttcatgctattgtaataggaatcacgacttgcatgtcgatgagtatgacaaccggcaggagccataggagttgtctttattcttttatatgaccttcgtgtcatcaagaaacgccatgtaaattactttactttattgctaaacgcgttagccatagtagtagaagtaatagttggcgagcaacttcatggaga
This window harbors:
- the LOC119356765 gene encoding squamosa promoter-binding-like protein 8, translated to MMNLPPAAVNSCDEFGYGAPNPPPPSLFPIMDHQEGGGGIHREHDHHHHHHLGGYSLEPSSLALLPPSSHATIAAHSPHDILQFYHHPTSHHYLAAAAAGGNGSPYGQFGGGGTAGGFQSYYHQQAGTGAPEYYFPTLVSSAEENMASFAATQLGLNLGYRTYFPPRGGYTYGHHPPRCQAEGCKADLSGAKRYHRRHKVCEHHSKAPVVVTAGGLHQRFCQQCSRFHLLDEFDDAKKSCRKRLADHNRRRRKSKPSEGDAADKRRAQASKAASAKGKAAGSSSKSTGTGDAMDIQVQLGSGDLSKDQDETMGHGEAVKEMQVDPKGKASMMQQQQQQQGHHGHGLHLQSQHGFPFPSSSAGSCFPQSQAVSSTDNTSNIGHVQQEQPALGFHQHSNILQLGQAMFDLDFDH